From Desulfotignum phosphitoxidans DSM 13687:
ATCCCATTGTCCGTCCGGACGGCTCCCGGATGACGGTGGGGCCCGAATACGCCATGCCTGTTTTTGTGGAAAACCGGATTCTCGCGATTGTCAGTGTGGTGATCCAGCCGTTGACCCGGTACACACGCAGAGATTTCTATTTGATCCGGGATTTTGCCAATGTTTTGGGAACCATTTTGCTGACGGCACGACGGCAATGGGAGATCACCCGGGAAAAAATCCGTATCAGCCAGACCCTGGCCAGCCTGACGCCGTTTGTACCCGGATCGGTGCGGCGGATGGCGGATAAAAATCCGGAATTGTTGACCCGGGAAAAAGAAACCAAACAGGTCAGTGTCCTGTTCATCGATCTGGAAGGATATACCGGCCTGAGTGCCACCCGGCCGGAAGCCCAGGTCAATGCCATCATTGAAAAAGTGTTCTCCAGTTTTGTGGATCCCATTCACCGGTCCCATGGGGAGATCAATGAGACCAGCGGGGACGGGTTCATGATTATTTTCAAGGATCATGAACCGAAAACCAATGCCATGAACGCAGTCAAAGCCGCCTTTGAGATTGCTTCCCGGTGCCGGTCCGTCAGTCTTTCCCTGGCCGGTGAGCTTGATCTGTCGGATATAGGACCCATGACCGTCAATATGGGAATCAGTTCCGGAACGGCCCTGGTGGGAATGACTATGTTCAAGGGAATGCTGGACACCCGCATGACGTTCACGGCATCCGGATCCGTGACCAATATTGCGGCCCGGCTGTCGGACCACGCAACGGGCGGGGATATTCTGATCAGCCGGACTACCAGAGATTTGATCGAAGGCCTGTGGCCGGTCTATGACAGAGGAAAAGCAAAAATGAAAGGGATTTTTGAACCCATTCAGGTGTATTCGCTGCTCAAACCGGCATGAGGGCGCCTTGGCGCTTGCTTAAGAATTCGGAACAAGATCAAGGATGAATGAAGTGGCGGAGAAAGAGAGATTCGAACTCTCGATGGAAGTTTCCCCCCATACTCGCTTAGCAGGCGAGCGCCTTCAGCCACTCGGCCATTTCTCCGCAATGTGTTGTGGCGGAGGAGGTAGGATTCGAACCCACGAAGCTGTTACACTTAACGGTTTTCAAGACCGCCGCCTTCAGCCGCTCGGCCACTCCTCCGAAATTAAACACCCGCTTATATCATCTTGCGCGTAATGGGTCAACACTTAACTTGGATATTAAGTATCATCTTGTTGTTGACACCGACAGTGGTTGCGCTATATTAAAAGGTTTGACACCAACAAAAATTACAGGAGATTCATGAATGAAACAAAAGATCCGTTTTGAAAAAAATGTCAAGGACGGGAAATTGACGGTACTGGAGTCCAGTGAGGTGGATCCGGGTGTGATCATGCCGCTGCACGAGGAAACCTATGACCTGGCCCGGATGACGGCGGCGGCCACTGAGGGGCTTGACCCCTTTGCGCAGATGCTGCGGCGCCGGACTTTTTTTCCCACCCGGGATCTGTGCATCAAATTGTTCGAGGAAACCGTGGATTTTTTTACGGATGAGACTCAGGACAAAGTGATTGTGGAGTATGTGGACGCAGAGACCCTGCCCGATGAAGAAGAGTTCCAGCTTGAAGATGATGATGTGGAGCTTGATGCACTTTTAGATGAAGACGGGGACTCCAAGGAAGATGAGATCAAAGAAATCGATCACGAGGATGATACCCCCCGGTTCACCCCGGAAGATACGTCTGAACACGAAAATTAACCGGCACATCAAGAAAAACGGATCTTATGAAACATATCATAAAAAACATGGTGACTGCTGCGGCCCGAAAAGCGGTAGATGCCGGCATGCTTGTGTCCGGACATGTGCCGGAAATGGAAATTGAAGCCCCCAAACATGATTCCCAGGGGGATCTGTCCACCAATTTTGCCATGGTTTCCGCATCTATCCAGAAAATGGCCCCCAGAAAAATTGCCGAAGCCGTGATTGCCCATATGGAACCCGAAGACCGGATCGACAAAATTGAAGTGGCCGGCCCGGGATTTATCAATTTTTTTCTACGGCCATCTGCCTGGCATCCGGTGGTGGATCAGGTGCTGGCTGCGGATGACCGGTATGGGGCTTCTGATTTCGGCCAAAAAGAGCGGGTCCAGGTGGAATTTGTCAGTGCCAACCCCACCGGTCCCTTGCATGTGGGACATGGCCGGGGGGCCGCGGTCGGGGATGCGGTGGGCAATATCTTGCGTTTTGCCGGATTTTCAGTATCCAAGGAATATTATATCAATGACTCAGGGCGGCAGATCCGCACGCTGGGGACATCGGTCTGGTTCCGGCTGCGTGAACTGGCCGGACACACGGTTGATTTTCCTGAAGACTGCTACAAAGGCGATTATATCAAGGATCTGGCCCGTGAAGTGTTGGACCGGGAAGGGCCGGATTTTATAAACAGAGATGAAGACAAAGCCATTGACGTCTGTGCCCGATATGCGGCCGGCCGGATACTTGAACAGATCCGATACGACCTGGCGGATTTCGGCGTGACGTTTGATCAGTGGTTCAGTGAGCAGAGCCTGTAT
This genomic window contains:
- a CDS encoding adenylate/guanylate cyclase domain-containing protein — translated: MDHYYKERFHVQQDLIKKIAPLTETGDILEMVREQLRSLIPNAMEVCVLLLDPDAAKYTSPLQCALYDRPVSCQSCKRDRPAVQQAIARKKAVVVADSDPIVRPDGSRMTVGPEYAMPVFVENRILAIVSVVIQPLTRYTRRDFYLIRDFANVLGTILLTARRQWEITREKIRISQTLASLTPFVPGSVRRMADKNPELLTREKETKQVSVLFIDLEGYTGLSATRPEAQVNAIIEKVFSSFVDPIHRSHGEINETSGDGFMIIFKDHEPKTNAMNAVKAAFEIASRCRSVSLSLAGELDLSDIGPMTVNMGISSGTALVGMTMFKGMLDTRMTFTASGSVTNIAARLSDHATGGDILISRTTRDLIEGLWPVYDRGKAKMKGIFEPIQVYSLLKPA